Genomic window (Ictalurus furcatus strain D&B chromosome 26, Billie_1.0, whole genome shotgun sequence):
attattGAGGCCCCTCGGGCGCCCTCTGGCGGCCatcactttgaaaaccactgtctaCGAAACCACTCAtaatgagcaaaaacaaaaaaaacaaaaaaaaaaaaaaacggcggAACGGATAATGATGTTCCGCGTTTCTGACGGTAACATTAAGCAGACGGACCTGGTGTTTCACTATCGGTCGATAATGCGTTGTCAATGTTGTCGTTAaaatgtttgtccaaaacaacTGTATCCACAGCATGCAGTTCTATGAGAAGTGGACGCCTCAGCACTGTCCATGTCTCCGGCGAGCCGAACCGAATCCGGCGAGGACTTCACACCGGGGTTAGTTTCGGTTTAAACTCGGCTTTAAAGCCAGCAGGTCACATGTAGCGGTCTTTTTGCTTGCACTGTGAAGAGTTTTCACCTCGCTTAACGGTTTTATTCCAGCTCTGCATTAAAGACGacacacactgcagacctgagaggagagtgtgtgagtcagtgcTGGAGCATTTTAACACCCAGTACACAGAGGAGCTGGGACAAGTCTGGCTTTCTGCAAGGTGGGAAATGACCTAGAGCAGTTTACTGTCAAGACAATAAAaaggtggttgttgttgttgttgttgttgttgttgttgtttttcttccttccttctgcaTGAACATTTCATACCCAGTAAGACCGCAAGAAAGAAATGGATCGGAGTATTTCCTGCACATGTAGGGAATCGGTCAAGCTACACACTTGCTACAAAGAACATCAGTGCtgttgaaaataatcaaaagtTATCACATTTTAGTTGAAAACACACTCGCAGAAATAAAGCATGCTGAGGGGTATGTGTATGTGCGCACAAGTGAATTTGATCGGCATGTGAAGGTCTGCATTGCAGTGTACACATCGAATTATCGGGttcatgctgttatgggaaactAATCAACGACAGGATGATGACAAGTCTTACCATTCCACAGTGGATGATTTTCCCCATTACAGCAAGTCCCCAAAgagtttaattcctcttataccacagcaataggctgttcatttaatttattcgTGAACGATCGTTTATGTTTACCCTACGTTTAGTTGCATTTAACGGTGTGGAACCTCCGTGAAACGAGTTTCGGTTACCGCTCGTGTTAGACAGTTATTCCCTCatcaaacctgtgatttaaagCAAACCAACAAAATTTTTGTAACTGCTGGCTTTGAAAACACATGGACGCCTTCTGAGCAGCCAGCAGACGTGGGTATAATCTGACGCAGAGCTGATCGGCGTGCACGAACGAAGCGCCAACTAACGTACCGCTCTCGTCCCGAGACTGTGGTCCTCAGGTGCAGGGTTTTAAACACGTTCGCATGGAAGAGTGGGAAGAATTCATAACCTGGCCGACAGATAACTCCGGCGAAGGACAGGAAGTGAGGAATTATATCAACGTGACCTTTTAAGACGGCAAAATATGTACGAAGGGAAGGCCTACAGGACGTACACATGGTCAGAGGAGTGAGCGaaagagtaacacacacacacacacacacacacacacacggacacataAAGATACAGGAAGGTCTAACACTAATGAAGAAGCGACACATAAAGATACAGGAAGGTCTAACACTAATGAAGTAGCTAATATCTAATAAGAATGTCGGAGAATGTAAGGAGTGTAAGATCTCCccgtttgatttgattttattttgtgtttagaGAGGTCCTGCTGAATCCTCACTGTTGGCAGTATGGCGTCCTACTGAATCGCTTCAGCGAGCATCTGGATATCAAGGCAGTCTTAAAATCGCTCGGATACCACAGCCTTCTCTCTCAACCAGATTCTCCTAAAGCCCGGGCTTTTCAGTGTCTAATCCATAAAGATGCCGTGCGTCTGCCCACACAGAGACATCGGGAGGGCTGGCTGAAGCAGTACTACCTGCTGAACGCTGCGTCCCTGCTGCCTGTGCTGGCTCTGTCCGTGAGGGACGGAGAGAGCGTGTTGGATCTGTGCTCCGCTCCGGGAGGGAAAGCCCTGGCCATACTGCAAATGGCAAACCCGGGTATGACCCTGTCTTCTTTATCGTtagtgtcatatatatatatatatatatatatatataaggaaggAAACATGACagacagggtgtgctgttagaggaaaataatcagccacTTGGTGGTATGACGCCACTTGAGTTGATTACTTCCCGTGAACAGCATGTCCTCTAgggtctttttttccccctcttatactacagcagtttgccaacactgaccatttattttttatttatatattaaagaataaaGCATTAAAACTGTGCAGCGTCGTCTTCAGTTACTGGcacttaaatgcattttttcctcataactgcattttattttagggtccttattaatattttctttcGTTCAAGTGCCGTCGGTTTTTATGAGCACTGTGAACACCCACAGTTTAAGGCGTAGGAACGGGGATGCTGGTGCTCATGTCGTGATCATGTGACTCACAGGGCTGCTGCATTGTAATGAAGTGGATAAAAGCAGGTACGAGTGGCTGGTGAAGACTCTCGAGTCGTACGTCCCCCGTGCACTCAGAGACACCCTCGCTGTGACCAATGAGGACGGCAGGGACATCGCGAGCAAGAAGCCAGAGATGTTCGACAAGGTATGAGGGCCATGTACAATTTTTACAAATGTTAGAGGATAGCTGGGATATTTCAGAGGCGCCAAAATTTATGGTTTAGCCGTAGCATTTGCGACTTTGACCTCTTGCCAtgcctgaaaaaagaaaaagaaaagcttttcaGCTTTTTCAGCCAGCAGAAAAGACTAGTCACTGAAGACTAAGGCCATTAaagatgaatgatgaatgtTAACCGAGTCATTATTCCCATCGTCTCGCTCTTGTTGAAGCGATACAGATTTTTCGGTGGTTTCTATGAAAAATTGTTTCATACCCTCTTCAAAGCCAAGCCGTACTTTTCTGCTGCTCAGCTCCACCTGACCAGTCTGGCTTTCTTGAAAGCAATCAAACATTTACCTGATCTCTGCGTTTTCCTTCACACCGAAGCAGAGCTGGCAGTGGTGAAatctgcccacacacacattttctctcacACAGAGACACTCTGGAGATCCCCAACCAGTCTTCAGGAGAAACGCACCAATCATACCGAGTGTAGGCGCTTTACACAGCCTGCTGACTCAGCCTTTTACTCTAACGGCTTAATGGGTTGTGTTTCTTAAAGCAGGGTCCacaattttattattagaaTTCTGAATGGCATAACAGTGGTGGAGATCACTATGTATCTATATAACTACTTTCAACTACTTTAAAggtaatatacagtgccctccactaatattggcacctttggtaaatatggccgaggaatatagctgtgatgcgtggaaaaaggttgttgagcttcacaaaacgGGATGTgggtataagaaaatagcacaagcattgaaaatgcccatttccaccatcagggcaataatgaagaagttccagtcaactggaaatgttatgaatcgacctggaattggacgcgtgtctatatcgtctcaacgcactgtgaagaggacggttcgagtggataaaaaatctccaaggatcacagctggagaattgcagaagttagttgtgtcttggggtcagaaagtctccaaaactacaatctgaagtcacctacatcaccacaagttgtttggaagggtttcaagaaaaaagcctctactctcatccaaaaacaaactcgagcgtcttcagtttgcctgacactactggaacttcaaatgggatcgggttctatggtcagatgaaaccaaaatagagctttttggtaataaacaccagaggtggttttggtgcacacagagaggtagccatatggaaaagtccctcatgcccacggttaaatatggaggtggatctttggCGGctcaccagcgtggacctcgaaaatgtgaaggatctggagagattctgtatggaggaacggtctcagatcccttgccctgtattctccaacctcatcaggtattataggagaagactcagagctgttatcttggcaaagggcggtagcacaaagtattgactaaatgggtgccaataattgttgaacaCCTATTTTTAccaaagttgttgttgttgtttttttcttgataaacctgtgttgtgtttgcaattgtttgagatccatgagagcagagcatttttgtgtttttttgttttgttttttttttctttttaaacaaaagatcaaaaagttaaacaataaagacaatttttcacagccttctttgctcatatttaccaagtgtgccaatattagtggagggcactgtatgtaagTCAGTCAGTAAGTAAAACCCATATGCAAAGTAAGTAAAGTACAAAAATTGCTTAAGTTGGGTAAGTAACTAACTTAGTTAAGCTAAGTTAAGTCGATAAGTAAGAAGGTAAAATCTTCTTTACCTAGAAGCTAGAAATGTGATATGGTGTAGTGCACAGCTTTATCCACTAGGTGGAAGCGTTGCCATTTTGGGTGAAGTGTCATCCATCCACTGTGAAACATTGGGCCATTTTCATCAGTCACTGTGACAAAAGCCAGGGAGTGAAGCAGAATTACCTTTACCTGTCAGAATCAGAGTCTGTTCCGCAGCCTGCCTGTAAGATTTATCTCAGGATGACTCCGAGACGTACGACAGGAACCATTTGAACAGAACTATGATTTCATACTAGTGATGTGTTTCATCATGGCTTTTTTCCACTCTGGAGCATCATCTGTTAGCATCCTGCACTCTGGAGGTCTTTGCCTTCAGAGTGGCCCTCTAGTGTTTAATTTCGTAGGCAATAGAGCTGTGACCGAGTGGAATTATGGGGGAATAAAGCTGGCATGCAGGAGGTCTCTGTTCATCAAGACACTTGCAGTGAGCTGACTCTAATGAGGAGCGAAAACCTTAATCTCTGAGAGGAGCTTAGCTGGAACAAGtggacagcgagagagagagagagagagagagagtgtgcatgctcatgtgtttttatatcttataGGGGACCAAATATTCAGAAGGATTGGAATATCAGTTTTGActttggctggtccccatgagaaaaacctttattttgatttattatttaaaaaaatgactacagcttttatttaaaaaaaaataaataaataacaaaaaactaAGAGCATAAATGTTTCTGAGGTTAAGGTCGGGGTTAGATTTATGTGTagtatagcattaattagctgcatttataattatgttaggGGAAAGTCCTCacaaggagtgtgtgtgtgtgtgtgtgtgtgtgtgtagaagaaaagaaaaaacaaaagtggTCATGCTGTTTTAAATATTGAAGCCTAATTAAGAAATGGATACACACTATTTTTCAGTGCAtctttattgtaaaaaaaaaaaaagtatgtgtttatttaactttcttttgtttcctttctctctaccttttttttttttttttttaaattgccaaACTCGACTATAACTCAGGTGTGTCCTCCATCTGCTAATTTCAGatgttctctttctttcaaCTCTCTCATGAGTGGTGTGCgtttgtcattttcagctgtgtgtgtgtgtgtgtgtgtgtgtgtgtgtgcgtgtgtgtgtgtgtgagtgagtgtttccTTTCGGGTATTAGAGTAGCAGAGGCTCACATCCTCCGTTTCCCTTCACAGCATGCTGCCTCTCGACTCCCGTCGCTATTCCCATCAGGTGCATGGAATATTTCCCCCCTCATTTTCCTCTTGCTAATATTCACACATGttccctggtgtgtgtgtgtgtgtgtgtgtgtgtgtgtgtttgtccctTGTGTCAGGTGCTAGTAGATGCCCCATGCTCCAACGATCGCAGTTGGCTGTTTAGCGGCGGagcccagcagggggcgctgtgGCTGAGAGAGCGAGATAAACTACCTCAGCTGCAAAAGGAGCTTCTCTGGTGATCATCTTGGACATCTCTTAACTCGCGTCCATTTCTGTTCTGCACAAAATATGCTAACACTTCACTTATAGGTTCATAGAGTACCTAAACACTCACTGTTAGAATAAACATAACACGTCATAGGACCGACTTACAATATATACATGACTCTAACAACTGTCATGACACTGCTATAGGTTTTCATAAGACTGTTATGAATTATGCAGCTAGACGTTGTATATGAGGCTGTTGGCTTGTTGACCTTCAAGATAATAATGATGACCTTTCAGTCAACAACATGCCTATTATCAGATATTTCTCACGTGTGTGTTTCAGTTCGGCCTTGGCAGCGGTGCGTCCCGGAGGATTCGTGGTTTACTCCACCTGCACCTTTTCCCGTGCTGAGAACCAGTCAGTCGTGGAGGCACTTCTTTCCACCTCCCAGGGGGTGGAGCTTGTGGAGCTGGAGGAggatctgattggctctctCTCTGGTCATTTTAAATTCGCCCACCTCCAACCTCCTCTGGGTCATTTGGTGGTGCCGGAACAGGGACGAACGTGGGGACCCATGTATGTGTGCAGATTGAGGAGAAGCTCCTGAACAGCCACGTTCTCACAGCGTGCACCGGACTTTCATGTTTATCTACCTCCGTTAAAGAACGTTagaccacagcgctgttgaattctcgaatctgattggtcagaaagtgtggATTGGGattgtataacagcagctccggCAGTGATGCCGGccgtaatgtttatttaacgttttatggaaggagtgagcgtcagtgctttgtaacagtcaggttAAAGCTTTAAATACTAGTCtctaactgtaaatggataaaaaaaatgtgattatcTTGCTATAATAGCATTCGgcaaagggttttattccttacctggTGCCAGTTTGTTTAAACATGTGGttctatttattatatttaagttGAAGTGATCAGGCATGGACTGAATAAAAATCTTTAGTACCTTGAGAATACGatgtttaaatgagatttttgaACTTTAAAGTGgattttctgattttattttttctttaaacgaCTGTATCATTACATTTGTATCATTGTTGAGGCCATATCGGCCATGTTTTAGTAGATTTTTCATCTCTTCATGTGTTTTTAGCTCCACATGTCAGGGTACGCATGGCATTATGATggcttctaaaaaaaaacaaaaaaaacctgtaataaataaataaataaataaaacagcaatgGCTTTGAAATATCTATTCTTTGGTAACTAACCGGTAAATAAGTTCACTTAAGGTTCGGTAATAAACTATTTATAAGCAGTGTAGTTTGTTAATTGTTAATGATTTTATGATCAATTCATTACTAATTATGGTAGAAAGcttaatgtattaatatatagttttgttttgtttgtttttttttaaataaaaggaattaaaaaaaattaaatccacagttttattatttaatgatattttatttatttttactatacTGTTAAATAATTTCTTAGAACAATGGCACTTCTAGGAAAGATGGATTGATGTATGAGCTAATGTTAATATACTGAGtaatatattaatgaatatttatatagtttattGATGCACTACACATGACTGGATATTAACTAAATATTATCTTCAGATGCAGTGGTCTGAGCAGGGTCAAACCATGAACTGGCGACGGGGTCTTGGGTGCCCAAGGCTTATCAACGTACAAGGGAAAGGAAGGCTGTCCCGTCTGGTCCGAAATCACGGAATATTTTACTGGTTGTTACTGGAGGAGTGTGTCACAACACACAGTGAATCGTACTCTACTGTGTATGGAGCTGTTTAGCTGCAGACTGGTCAAAGTACCCAGGCTAACTTCTGTCTGCCGTCAAAAGCGCCTACGATGGGCACAGGAGTGTTGGAAATGGACCTTGTAGCAATGACAGAAGGTCGATGACGGACCGccacactgcacacattgttTGGGAGTGGTCTGAGGAACTTGAGGTGTTGcattggcctccaaattccccggATTTCAATttaatcgagcatctgtgggtgCTGGAAcaacaagtctgatccacggCGGTTCCACTTCGCaaattacaggacttaaaggatctgctgctaagatcttggtgccagatacctcagcacaccttcagaggtcttgtagagtcccATGCCTTGGTGGGTCGGAGTTGTTTTGCCTGCACGTGGACGACCAACAGCATATTAGCCTGGTCTTTCTCCTCACAAACACTCTACCATCAGATCCATCCAAGTTAAACTGGATCTGAAAATAAGACCACCGAAGCTGTGTTCTGTGTATGTTCTTTTGCAAATTTGATTTCTTGACGCGCATGAATGGTTTCCCTCCGTAACCAGGCTCGTAGATTGTACTGTTTTGAATAGTTTGTGCTCTGGTTATATCTGCTGAATCTTGTTAAATTCTGAAGCAATCCTTGCTGCTGTTTCTTACCTGTTTTTCTTGATTCTACTCACAGTTATCCGGCCCGGTCTGCTGGTGGTCTTTCTGGCTTTGCCTGTACcttgtctgttttcattcacAAGTCCTTCGTCTTTGCAAGTTTTGCTGATCTGGTGAATAGATTGGCCTTCTTTGTTCAGAGATCAAGCTAGAACGTTTCTCAAAACGTACTTCCTTCTCCTGAGACATTTTTGCGATAAATTTTAACCAGCTGGTCCCAGGGTAATTTATAGTAGATGTATGTAGTCCAATATCTTGAATTTCTTACAGGTTCCCCTAGCAGACTAACCGCATGGCGTAGTTCATCACATactcttaaataataataataatcttaaatacttgtttttttttttttttggactcaTTTTGAACAGTATATGTTTTGCTAAATATTTTGCTTGAAGAATTTGCTTGTGGtagctttcttttaaaaaaaataaataaaaaaaaaagccacttaGTTTGAGATGTTTTCTAATGCATTTCTAAGTGTGGCGTAAGTTTCCAAATACTTATTCGAGCCACTGTGAGAGGAGACGTTAGGAGCAAGTTGAGCTCTCCTGCTGCACTCAAATTACAATAAAGGTAGGATTTCTGCTAAAAGAAAACTGAAACTATCCCATCTGATACTAAAACTGCACGTGTCTGCTCTCTTCTAACTGATAAAATAATCAGAATCAGATTCCGaactgtctttaaaaaaaaaaaagaaaaaaaatttttagccTGAGTTGGGCATGgacattatattaaaatataaataaataatgttttaatcagaaatgacAAATACACAGCTGGGTGTCAGCAAAAGAGTGTTAGTAATACATACGtcactgtgttgttgtttttttttttttgggtttttagGACCGGTGATGAGTCTTTAACAATAAAACTTGTGCACTTCGAGTTGCTGAAAAAGGTGAGTCAAAGCATGGCGAGTTCTTTGTACCACGATAAAGACTCAGAACACACGCTATCATAGGTTCATTGTTTAACTATTTTATCTGAATTGTGGCACAGATGTTACTCGGGTGGTGAAaacatacagaaaaataaaacttaagTAAAAGTAGAGGTAGGGTATTGTGCCAGACGTTTACCTCAGATAAATGAGAAGTGAGTCATTTAGGTAAACTATACTCGAGTCatttacatgtaaatgaactctagcaattaaaagtaaaaaaaaatcctgagaaATTTACACTTAATGTGTTAACTGAATTTAGAAATCAGGATTTTGTTCTTCCTCATTTTACCTCCATGTTTTTTCTCACATTTGTAACTATCTGGTTATTCAAttcaagaaaagaaagaaaaagatgaagTTGTGTAAGACAGTGGTAAATTATTGTTCATTTACAGTGGTTTCACcagcattatactgtatatacacatacacaagtcAGTTAGGACTCAATGGTTAAAACTACTGAAaggtcaaatcccagcagtATGAAAATCAATTGTACTGTATACAATCACCTTCTTTACGAATAGTCTGAGAGCTTGTTGTGAAATCTTGCGTGGCGCAACTGTCCAGGGTTGATCAGCTGCGCTTCCGTGAACTTTCCACCTACATATTATTGAATCATTATTGAGAGGGATGTTTAAGGTCCTTGCTCAATGTTACAGCTGTAGCTTTTTCCATTCAAGTGTTGTTTAATAACGTCGTCCTCGGGAACATTAGAAAGCGCCTTCACCTTCGCCATGATTGCTACTTGTATTGTAAACTCTTCCCAATCGGTAGCAATGTTTGGACATGTTGATTTCTTATGATCGTGAAATTCATGTGTTTGTAAGTGTGGCTTAAGTGTCCAAATTCTTTTTTGGCACCACTGTGCATCTAATTGACATTAAACACATGCTAATCTATAAAGGTGTTTTAACAGTGAGCCAATAAAATAAGCACGGTTAGAACTACAGTTATCTGAGATCCATGGAAAGAAGTAAATCAAGAGGGTGGGGGGATTAATTGGGTGAAGCTGAGTTAAAGCTGGATTATACTTGCTTTTAACTATCAATTAAAGGCACTAcggaaataaatgaaagaatcaGGCGTGTTTTACTGCTCATATTAAATTATGTAATAACCTCGAAAAGCATGTAATGATGTACAAGCCTGTCCAAGGCtgtgcaattttttaaattttttttttatagaaataatCATATCTAGGAATAGCATGTGGTTTGGAGTACATTTAAACAATACACACAGAAtaacactcttttttttctctctctctctctctctctcaaacttTTGAGGAACCATGGAGAAAAGTTGGCTGGAAAAGTTATGCATTATAAATTAAGCATGATGTTAAAGTTCGCCACTGTGTCTTTGTTGCATAAATGCAATTAGGTAGagttggtgggggggggggggtttcattTGAAACTGTTTTGTGAAAGTACAGTCTCGCGCGTTGATCAGATATAGTGCGGaattaaaatgtgaaattattTAGTATTGtgggagcacggtggcttagtggttagcacgttcgaaTCACAACCCCAGGATcatgggttcgattcccaccgtggccctgtgtgtgcggagtttgcatgttctccccgtgctgcgggggtttcctccgggtactccggtttcctcccccagtccaaagacatgcatggtaggctgattggcatgtccaaagtatccgtagtgtatgaatgtgtgtgtgattgtgccctgtgatgtattggcaccctgtccagggtgtaccccgctttgtgcccgatgctccctgggataggctccaggttccccgtgaccctgaaaaggataagcggtatagtagatggatggatggatggatggatgtcttaTTTGATAGCACTTCGTAATAGCTGTAGACATTgtaacaaagcagctttacaaaaaaatccagacgCTGATTTAAATCACTGCCAACAGCGGTGAGGAAAACTACCAAACAGTACTGCGTTAAAAGAACTGAATAAGAGCAAACACAAACGCTATATCACAAATGTATTAActctaaattacccctaggtgtgaatgaccTTGACCAAGATAAAtgagttactgaaagtgagagTGTATGACCAGAACAATGTCGCAGTGTGAGATTGCTTAGGGATGATTATGATATTACGTACTGTACTGTGCAAAAAGTCGTAGGCACACTATTACATTTTGTTATAGATATTTGTtttatgaattctgcattattga
Coding sequences:
- the nsun3 gene encoding tRNA (cytosine(34)-C(5))-methyltransferase, mitochondrial, whose product is MLSLKCLSKTTVSTACSSMRSGRLSTVHVSGEPNRIRRGLHTGLCIKDDTHCRPERRVCESVLEHFNTQYTEELGQVWLSAREVLLNPHCWQYGVLLNRFSEHLDIKAVLKSLGYHSLLSQPDSPKARAFQCLIHKDAVRLPTQRHREGWLKQYYLLNAASLLPVLALSVRDGESVLDLCSAPGGKALAILQMANPGLLHCNEVDKSRYEWLVKTLESYVPRALRDTLAVTNEDGRDIASKKPEMFDKVLVDAPCSNDRSWLFSGGAQQGALWLRERDKLPQLQKELLCSALAAVRPGGFVVYSTCTFSRAENQSVVEALLSTSQGVELVELEEDLIGSLSGHFKFAHLQPPLGHLVVPEQGRTWGPMYVCRLRRSS